tttatatttcaggTTGATTACAATGCCTTATATAAATCTCTAAATTCTTATACATCAACCTTTCAGTAGCTTGTTAATGAccaaaataatatcaataagtTCTCGAAGGTTTTCATTAGCAACTTTAAGCTGGACCGGTTCAACAGGTAGTTCAGAAAAATTATCATCACACTTAGAAGGATAACTTAGAGCAGCGGAAGCATGCATATTCAAACCTTCATAATCTTTGGACTTTAATAATTCTGGCAAATATCCAAGATTAGAAATAGCGTCATTATAATTTTCCCAACACAAAGAATATCGCGTCTTTATTGTTGAATTTGCCTCTTTATTAAATAACATTGCAACAAGATTACGCATGTATTGTGTGTGTTTTTGTGATAAGTCTATTGCAATCGTCATAAGATCttcaagatttgaatctttgGATCGAGGATCCTCCCTTAAAACGGATAAGCATACatcatttttttgtgtttttgagcAGATATCGTCTATCAGATTAGCTTTTACGCTTATTAATGTGACGGAGATTAAAAGTAG
The Solanum stenotomum isolate F172 chromosome 12, ASM1918654v1, whole genome shotgun sequence DNA segment above includes these coding regions:
- the LOC125847281 gene encoding pectinesterase inhibitor-like — encoded protein: MALSHSSAPFLIVSLLLISVTLISVKANLIDDICSKTQKNDVCLSVLREDPRSKDSNLEDLMTIAIDLSQKHTQYMRNLVAMLFNKEANSTIKTRYSLCWENYNDAISNLGYLPELLKSKDYEGLNMHASAALSYPSKCDDNFSELPVEPVQLKVANENLRELIDIILVINKLLKG